AGCTCTGCACAAATCGGTATCGAAGGACTGGGTTTCGAGGAGGAACAGCAAGCCCTTTATCTCTCGGCCTTGAGCAAACCGTACGGCATGATTCTGGTAACCGGCCCGACCGGTAGCGGCAAAACGGTGACCCTGTATACCGGACTGGGCATACTCAATACGGACGATCGCAATATCTCCACCGCTGAAGATCCGGCGGAAATCAATATGCCGGGCATCAACCAGGTGAATGTCAATCCCAAGGTGGGACTGACCTTCGCCGAGGCGCTACGCTCGTTTCTCCGCCAGGATCCGGACGTAGTGATGGTCGGTGAAATCCGCGATCTGGAAACCGCCGAAATAGCCATCAAGGCGGCGCAGACAGGTCATCTGGTGCTCTCCACTCTGCACACTAACGATGCGCCACAGACACTGACCCGCCTCATGAATATGGGCGTGCCGCCGTACAATATAGCCAACTCGGTCTCACTGATCATTGCGCAGCGACTTGCACGACGACTGTGCAAACACTGCAAGGAAGTGCACGATGTACCTAAAGAGGCACTCATTGAGGAAGGCTTTACACCAGAAGATGCCGACACCATCACCGTTTACAGAGCCAACCTCAAAGGATGCAGCAAATGCAGTGGCGGCTACAAAGGCCGCGTAGGCATTTATCAGGTTATGCCAGTTTCAGAAGAGATGGCTCGCCTGATCATGGAGGGCGCCAACGCCATGGTCCTGGCAAAACAGGCTGGACGGGAAGGCGTCCCGGACTTGCGCGCGTCCGGCTTGCGCAAGGTTCGCAACGGCATGACCAGTTTGGATGAACTGAACCGCGTGACGAAGGATTGATTTTCCGCCCAAGGGGGCGAACATGATCGCAAAAGCCGTCCAGACCGTCGCCGCGCGCACAACACTATAAAATTCGAGGGATCGCTATGGCTGCCAAGGCACCGAGCAAACAGATTTTCACCTGGGAAGGCGTTGACAAGAAAGGCATTCGCATCAAGGGCGAAAACGAGTCCATGAGCGAGGCGCTGCTGAAATCCGAACTCAGGCGCCAGGGCATCAATCCGATCCGCGTACGGAAAAAACCCAAACCCCTGTTCGGCACAGGCAAGAAAATCGCAGGCAAGGATATTGCCCTTTTCGCACGGCAATTGTCGACCATGATGAACTCAGGCGTACCTCTCGTGCAGGCGCTCGACATCATCGGGCAAGGCCATGAAAAACCCGCGATGCAGACCATGGTTTTTGACATAAAAGCACAGGTCGAAGGCGGCAACAACCTGGCCGACGCGCTCGCAAAACATCCCGACCACTTCGACGAACTCTTCGTGAACCTTGTACGCGCAGGCGAACAATCAGGCGCGCTGGAAGCCATCCTGGACAAAATCGCCACCTACAAGGAAAAAACCGAGGCCATTAAAGCAAAGATCAAAAAGGCATTGATGTATCCCGCCGCAGTCGTCGTGGTCGCTATCGTGGTAACAACGATTCTGCTCGTCTTTGTGGTACCTCAGTTCCAGCAGCTGTTCCAGGGTTTCGGTGCTTCGCTGCCCGCCTTCACGCTGTTCGTCGTGCACCTGTCGAATCTGATGCAAAAATGGTGGTATGTGGTGTTCATCGGCATCGGGCTGGCTGGCTGGCTGTTCGTCCGCGCATATAAAAAATCAGATAAATTCCACCGATTCATTGATCGTTACACTTTGCGCATTCCGATTTTTGGTGCGTTGATCTCCAAATCAGCGATCGCCCGCTTTGCGCGTACGCTCGCCACCATGTTCGCTGCGGGCGTCCCCTTGGTCGAGGCACTCGAATCCGTCGCTGGCGCAACCGGCAACCTGACCTACGCCGACGCAACGATGAAAATGCGCGAAGACACCTCTTCGGGTACGCAACTGCGCCAATCCATGCGCCAGTTCAGCAATATTTTTCCCAATATGGTGCTACAAATGGTCTCCATTGGCGAGGAAGCCGGCTCCCTGGACCAGATGCTGGATAAAGTTGCCGATTTCTATGAAGAAGAAGTCGATGTCATGGTGGACGGGCTGTCGAGCCTCCTCGAACCCATGATTATGGTGGTTCTGGGCGTACTCGTCGGCGGTCTCGTCGTCGCCATGTACCTGCCGATTTTCAGCATGGGCAACGTCGTCGGTTGACGCACCGGGGCGATTGAACACGATGTTTTCCGACGCGACTACCCTGTTCTCCGGAAACGCAATGTATGTGCTGGTTGGTCTGCTCGGACTGATCGTGGGCAGCTTTATCAACGTTGTGGTCTACCGGCTCCCTCGAATGCTCGAACGGCGCTGGCGTAATGAATGCCAGGAGCTTTTCGACCCCACGGAGAACCCTGTCGAACAATCAGCCTACAATCTGGCGGTACCCCAATCGGCCTGCCCGGCCTGCGGGCATCAAATTCGAGCCTGGGAAAACATTCCTGTTATCAGCTACCTGTTCTTGCGCGGGCGCTGCTCGGCATGCGGAGTATCTATTTCACTACGCTATCCGACGGTTGAAATCACGACCGCCGTACTTGCATTACTGGTTGCCTGGCAATTCGGCCCAAGCTGGCAAACCGCACTTGCACTGCCTTTCACATGGGCTTTGTTGGCTCTCGCGCTGATCGATCTCGAAACACAATTGTTACCGGACGCAATCACGCTTCCGCTACTATGGCTGGGCCTGATCAGTAATGTAAATGGGCTCTTTGTCCCACTTCAGCAAGCCGTGCTTGGTGCCGCGGCGGGCTATTTATCGCTCTGGCTGGTCTACCACCTGTTTCGACTCCTGACCGGCAAGGAAGGCATGGGTTATGGCGACTTCAAATTGCTTGCCGCCCTCGGCGCCTGGTTTGGGTGGCAGATGCTGCCGTTCACCATCTTGCTCTCATCTCTGGTCGGCGCGCTCGTTGGCATCACGCTTATGTTATCCCGGCGCATGCAACAGGGGACGCCCCTGCCGTTCGGGCCCTACCTCGCCGCCGCGGGCTGGATAGCCTTGCTTTGGGGCACGCCACTGACCCACTGGTACCTCGGGCTGTTCCGCACCGGCTGACAATGCCTTATCTCGTTGGCTTGACAGGCGGAATCGGCAGCGGAAAGTCGCGCGTTTCGCAACATTTCGCGAAACTCGGGATAGACAGCATCGATAGTGACCAAATTGCGCGGGAACTCGTGGCACCAGGGCAGCCCGCGCTAGCTGAAATAATGCAAGCCTTTGGTCCACAAATTATCGGTCAAGATGGGCGACTGAACCGTGCCAGCTTACGCAAGCTCGTATTCGACGACATCATCGCACGCAACCGCCTTGAAAATATTTTGCATCCACGCATCCGCAGTACCCTGCTCGAGCGGAGCCAACACGCGAGTTCGCCTTATGTTCTCCTGGTCATCCCACTATTGGTCGAAAATAACTGGCAGACGCTCGTAAATCGAGTCGTAGTGGTCGATTGCGCGCCCGCTACTCAAGTACGTCGCGTAATGCAGCGCGACAACATTGATGAGAATGCAGTGCGTGCGATCTTGGCCGCGCAGGCCAGCCGTTCGCAGCGTCTGCTGAAGGCCGACGACGTCATTCACAATGACGCAGATGACGCCAACCTCGCAGCGCAAATCGCGGCACTTCATCGCACGCTACTGCAACAGGTCGAAAAACACCGTCCCAGAGGCAAAACCGGGCTCCCTGGGAGGAAAACCTGACGGTCATAAGCCAATAGTTCGTTCATTTAAATCGAATAGGACTATTCATGCCCACCAAAGATTGGGGAACCGGCCCTCACCTCTGACTCGTTTCGGCAGACGCAATCACGTCGCCATATCAAGAGCACTTAGCCGATATTGATTAAAATTATCGGTAGCCTACAGATTAAGGAAGACTTCAGTGTTTGAACCGCTCGATAGCAACGCAATCCGGCTTAATCTCTCCTCAATAGGGGAGCCGGACTGTCCAGGCATTCATGTACACCCGTCAATAGACTCGACAAACAACTGGTTCATTAATGAATTGCGCGCAGGTCGAATAGAATCGAAACACGTATGTCTTGCTGAAGAACAGCGAGCGGGACGTGGGCGTCGCGGTAGAACTTGGATCTCGCCGCCTGTTGGCAATCTCTATATGTCGGTCGGCTGGGCGGCACGGAACATGAAACATAGCCCCGAAGCAATAACACTTGCTGTTGGGGTGGCAGTCTGTGAGGTTCTGGAAGTTCTTTCCGGGCGCCCGATAGACATAAAATGGCCGAATGATTTTTATCATGACAACCGTAAATTAGGGGGCATTCTGATTGATGGATTGAGCCGTAATGACAAACCATTCTGGGTGATTGGTGTCGGGGTTAATTTACGTCCTGTTGAACACAAAACGATTGACACGGTCGCATCGGCAGGACTGGATGAAGTGTGGCCAGATGCACACAACCATAGGAACTATCTCGCCGCTCGTATCATCAAAGCCATTTTTAATGCGTGCCTAAGTTATGAAGACAATGGTTTTAGCGTATTCCGCGATCGGTGGGCAAGCCATGACATTACAATCGGTCGAAAATTAACTGTGCATCAGGCGACTGGCACACTCATGCAAGCAACCGGTTGCGGGATCGATCAATCTGGAAAGCTGCGTGTTATTTGCGCAACATCAGGAGATGAGTATGTTCTTGATGCAGCAGACGTGACCTTGCGAGTGGACTGATGCAGCTGCTTGTAGATATTGGCAACACACGGATCAAATGGGGAACCTCTCCAGGTAGAGGAGTTGTAGAAAATCATGGTAGTAGCTCATCGATCGCTGAGTTTATTAACCAGTTGCGCTTTTTCGCCAGACCCGACTCGATCCGTATTTGCAGCGTCAGACACGATAACTCCCTGCCCTGCATTATTCAGGAATTTTCCGCAATGGCCTGGCCAGACCCGGAACATGTTTTATTAAAAAATAATTTAGATAAATTACGCATCGCGTATAAAAATCCGGCTCATTATGGAATCGATCGTTTTCTTGCCTTACTGTCTGTTTGCAATACTCGCCAGCCACCGTCAATTGTCATCTCGGCCGGCACAGCCGTGACAATAGACGCACTAGACAACCGCTGCGTTCACAAAGGAGGAATTATACTTCCAGGACTACGTTCAATGCATACAAACCTAACATCGGCCGCGCCCGTATTGCTCTCCGAAATGGGAAACATCGAAACACATATCGGCCCTTGGCAAAGAGATAC
This genomic stretch from Acidihalobacter ferrooxydans harbors:
- a CDS encoding type II secretion system F family protein, giving the protein MAAKAPSKQIFTWEGVDKKGIRIKGENESMSEALLKSELRRQGINPIRVRKKPKPLFGTGKKIAGKDIALFARQLSTMMNSGVPLVQALDIIGQGHEKPAMQTMVFDIKAQVEGGNNLADALAKHPDHFDELFVNLVRAGEQSGALEAILDKIATYKEKTEAIKAKIKKALMYPAAVVVVAIVVTTILLVFVVPQFQQLFQGFGASLPAFTLFVVHLSNLMQKWWYVVFIGIGLAGWLFVRAYKKSDKFHRFIDRYTLRIPIFGALISKSAIARFARTLATMFAAGVPLVEALESVAGATGNLTYADATMKMREDTSSGTQLRQSMRQFSNIFPNMVLQMVSIGEEAGSLDQMLDKVADFYEEEVDVMVDGLSSLLEPMIMVVLGVLVGGLVVAMYLPIFSMGNVVG
- a CDS encoding prepilin peptidase, coding for MFSDATTLFSGNAMYVLVGLLGLIVGSFINVVVYRLPRMLERRWRNECQELFDPTENPVEQSAYNLAVPQSACPACGHQIRAWENIPVISYLFLRGRCSACGVSISLRYPTVEITTAVLALLVAWQFGPSWQTALALPFTWALLALALIDLETQLLPDAITLPLLWLGLISNVNGLFVPLQQAVLGAAAGYLSLWLVYHLFRLLTGKEGMGYGDFKLLAALGAWFGWQMLPFTILLSSLVGALVGITLMLSRRMQQGTPLPFGPYLAAAGWIALLWGTPLTHWYLGLFRTG
- the coaE gene encoding dephospho-CoA kinase (Dephospho-CoA kinase (CoaE) performs the final step in coenzyme A biosynthesis.), producing MPYLVGLTGGIGSGKSRVSQHFAKLGIDSIDSDQIARELVAPGQPALAEIMQAFGPQIIGQDGRLNRASLRKLVFDDIIARNRLENILHPRIRSTLLERSQHASSPYVLLVIPLLVENNWQTLVNRVVVVDCAPATQVRRVMQRDNIDENAVRAILAAQASRSQRLLKADDVIHNDADDANLAAQIAALHRTLLQQVEKHRPRGKTGLPGRKT
- a CDS encoding biotin--[acetyl-CoA-carboxylase] ligase; the encoded protein is MFEPLDSNAIRLNLSSIGEPDCPGIHVHPSIDSTNNWFINELRAGRIESKHVCLAEEQRAGRGRRGRTWISPPVGNLYMSVGWAARNMKHSPEAITLAVGVAVCEVLEVLSGRPIDIKWPNDFYHDNRKLGGILIDGLSRNDKPFWVIGVGVNLRPVEHKTIDTVASAGLDEVWPDAHNHRNYLAARIIKAIFNACLSYEDNGFSVFRDRWASHDITIGRKLTVHQATGTLMQATGCGIDQSGKLRVICATSGDEYVLDAADVTLRVD
- a CDS encoding type III pantothenate kinase; this encodes MQLLVDIGNTRIKWGTSPGRGVVENHGSSSSIAEFINQLRFFARPDSIRICSVRHDNSLPCIIQEFSAMAWPDPEHVLLKNNLDKLRIAYKNPAHYGIDRFLALLSVCNTRQPPSIVISAGTAVTIDALDNRCVHKGGIILPGLRSMHTNLTSAAPVLLSEMGNIETHIGPWQRDTQDAVMAGLRYAWAGGVENVIMDMECDLGKADVVVTGGDGLLLTRCLKHDTTYEETLILRGLTYV